TACCGCCAATATCCAAACTGCTTCTAAAATAGGTAAAATCCTCGTAACCATTTAGCTTAGCCGCATTAACCTGAAAGGTGTACTGGCTACCGGTGGTAAACGTTGTACGGCCGATAAGATATACGTACGAATAGCGGTTTTTATTTAGCAAGGTATCCCGTGCAATCGGGTCAATTATACCTCTTGAAAACTCGATATTTATCGGCGTAATGATGTGTGTTTTTTTGGTGGTTTCCGAAAAATCATAAGTGAGCGAGTTGATGAAACTTTCGCGTTTAACCAGGTCTTTCTGGTAAAACAACGAATAGTTTGACGAGAATGTAGTGTGCGGCACCGCGAATTTACCTAACAACGGAAACTTAAACGGTAGCAGCAGGCGCGGATAGGTGAGCTGCGCACCCAGCCTAAGCTCCTGGTTTTGAATAATACTATGATCAGTACCTACATCGTTGCCATTGTCAAACAGGATGCTCCAGTTGGCTTTTAATTGCAATATAGCCGCCTGTTTAAACAGGTTTCTATCGGTAAAAGTATTACCTACGTTATAGCCAAAACGCCCGCCGCTAAACAGCACCTCGCCCTCCACACGGTCGCTCATACGTTTCAGGGGCACAATATCTATCCGTGAGTTAAGCCGATTTGAACTATCGCTAAGCTTTTGGTAGGTGGGATTGGGTACGTTCCGGAAAACGTTAAGTTCGGATAAGCGCGCCGTAGTGATGGTTTGCAGATCGACATTATAATGCTGCCCCTTTTTTTGAAAAACATAATCAGTTACCACCCTTGGCGAAAACCGTTTGGAATAATCAACAAACCTGAACTGCGAATCAACCTGGATGGTATCTGCCTTTCCGGTTGTGCGGCCATAACTGTTTGATATGGTGATAAGCGTATTGTTAATATTGTAAATGGTATGCTCTGTTTTGCCGGGCGGATTATCGATAATCATTTTAACATCAACCACGCTGCGGTTAAAGGTTGAGTCGTAGGTAAAGTTGATATACTGGCGATAAAAATCGTAAAAGCCATTACGCTTCATCAGCATATACAGCTCATCACGGTCGTGCGCCAGGCTATCGGTATCAAAACGTCCGCCGGGCTGGATGTGCGATAATTTATTGCGGTTTAAGTTGTACAAAAACCGGATGTTGCCATCGGCAATGCTATCGGTAAATTTACGGATGCGGAACATCGGCCCCTCCTGTACATTAAAAATCAGTTCGGCCTTTTGTTTTTTAATGGCCACGCTATCCGTAACCTTTGCCTTAAGGTAGCCCCTGTTTTGGATATACTTTTCAATCTGAAAGCGCGAATATTCAACCAAACCGCTGTCTAAAATTACCGGTGCCTCGCCAATATCTTTTTTGCCCTTGTTGCTAAACATGTAGTAAAGCTGCAGGTTAAGCTTGTTATTGGGCTGCTGCTCTTTATCTACATAATTTACAGCGGCTTCGGCAAATTCCTTATCGATACCATTTATTGTGATTTTGCGCACCAGGGCCTGATCTTTACGGATGCCGCGCGTTATGCTGCAGCCCGAACCGATTATAACCAGCAAAATACTTAATATTGTAAGGCGGTAAACAACAGGCTTGGTATATGCTTTCAAAATCACAGATCAGTTTATTAAAATCCTTACAACATAAAAAATTCCGGAAAGAGCATGGTTTGTTTTTGGTAGAGGGTCACAAATCGGTTATCGAGTTTGTAAACACCGCATACCAGGTTGATACTATTTACCATACCCCCGCAATTGCTCCAAAAATGCTGAATTTATCCCGAAAAATAAATTTTCAGGAGATTTCGTTAGCCGATCTGGAAAAGATCAGCAGTTTGAAAACCCCGCAGGAGGTAATTGGTTTGGTAAAAATGCCAATTTGGCCCGCTTTAAATTATAATACGCTAAAAAACAGGTTTTCGCTGGTGCTTGATGGCGTCCAGGATCCCGGCAATATGGGCACCATTATCCGCACTGCCGATTGGTTTGGCATCGCCGATGTTATTTGCTCGGAAGATACAGTTGATGTTTATAACCCCAAAGTTGTACAGGCCACCATGGGCTCGCTGGCCAGGGTTAACGTACATTATACAGATCTGGCAGCCACCCTGCCTCAAATAAAACTCCCTGTTTTTGGAGCCATGCTTGACGGCGAAAATATGTACACCACAAATTTTGGCAATGAAGGTTTGCTGGCTATGGGTAACGAGGGTAATGGCTTACGCCCCGATGTACAGGCACTTATCAGCAAAAAAGTAACTATCCCGCGCGTCGGCCATGCCGAATCGCTGAACGTTGCCATTGCTACTGCGATACTTTGTTCAGAAATTAAACGAAATTCGTTGAAATAAATTTGTTCACTAAAAATAATTACTATCTTTGCAGTCCTTAAAAAGAGGGTCGGATGGCCGAGTGGCTAGGCAGAGGTCTGCAAAACCTTTTACAGCGGTTCGAATCCGCTTCCGACCTCAGGGTTAAAAAAATTTAAAATAAAAGACAATGGGCGTTACTCGTTTAAAAAGAAAAGATAGGAGAAACAAAACTTTTTCACGTTTAGAAGTTCAGTTCCTGAAACTGGCTACTAACCTTGAATACGGAAGCCGTTCTGCTGAGAAAAAAACCAGCCAGATCGCGAAAAACAATGCAGCTTTAGAAATTGCATTAGGTAAATAATCTCCTTCTTCTTTTAAGAAGAAAAAAATTGAAAGTCCTGCCGGTTTCCGGCGGGATTTTTTTTTGAACCTTTATTTTGACCGTTGATTTATGTGATTACGTTGATTTCGCTGATTTTTTTGTCTGAACCGGGATTTGGATGATTTCGGGGATTGATGGGGTTTTTTGTTGAGCAAGGTTCAAATGTTTTATAAACAAGCATAAGCGCAGTCAACGTAATCAATTCTGATCAACGGTTCAGTAGCTCCTTATCCCGGTGCCCGTGCCTTCACGGGACGCATGTCAATGTAATATTTATCTGAACTGTGATTGTTAGGATGGAGGAATTTGCACGACGCAAGTACCCCCTGTAAGAGTTAACGAAGAACATTCCGCAATGTATTAACTAATAACCAAGGCAGGCAAGGGCGTTTTCGTGGAGACACGAAAACAAGGATAAGGGTAATCAGGCAAGCATCAGCGA
The sequence above is a segment of the Mucilaginibacter celer genome. Coding sequences within it:
- a CDS encoding BamA/TamA family outer membrane protein — its product is MKAYTKPVVYRLTILSILLVIIGSGCSITRGIRKDQALVRKITINGIDKEFAEAAVNYVDKEQQPNNKLNLQLYYMFSNKGKKDIGEAPVILDSGLVEYSRFQIEKYIQNRGYLKAKVTDSVAIKKQKAELIFNVQEGPMFRIRKFTDSIADGNIRFLYNLNRNKLSHIQPGGRFDTDSLAHDRDELYMLMKRNGFYDFYRQYINFTYDSTFNRSVVDVKMIIDNPPGKTEHTIYNINNTLITISNSYGRTTGKADTIQVDSQFRFVDYSKRFSPRVVTDYVFQKKGQHYNVDLQTITTARLSELNVFRNVPNPTYQKLSDSSNRLNSRIDIVPLKRMSDRVEGEVLFSGGRFGYNVGNTFTDRNLFKQAAILQLKANWSILFDNGNDVGTDHSIIQNQELRLGAQLTYPRLLLPFKFPLLGKFAVPHTTFSSNYSLFYQKDLVKRESFINSLTYDFSETTKKTHIITPINIEFSRGIIDPIARDTLLNKNRYSYVYLIGRTTFTTGSQYTFQVNAAKLNGYEDFTYFRSSLDIGGNFLNLLANLTNARKDSLGQRQLFGYTFSQYTKVELDLRFYRNFGNEKQFILRFNPGVGVPYGNSNQLIFEKNFYTGGANDIRAWLPRTLGPGQFNRAAYYGTDVNTRNRLKYLDQFGEVKFVSNAEYRYKLADNFFGAKLKGAFFLDAGNVWRLHKQADNPNGEFKLNNLWQSTAMGIGTGLRFDLAFFVFRLDAAFKFKDPQFSGSDQWVLFNHAGELFSKGTFKNNYKAINGEDYNFMQLNFGIGMPF
- a CDS encoding TrmH family RNA methyltransferase translates to MLSKSQISLLKSLQHKKFRKEHGLFLVEGHKSVIEFVNTAYQVDTIYHTPAIAPKMLNLSRKINFQEISLADLEKISSLKTPQEVIGLVKMPIWPALNYNTLKNRFSLVLDGVQDPGNMGTIIRTADWFGIADVICSEDTVDVYNPKVVQATMGSLARVNVHYTDLAATLPQIKLPVFGAMLDGENMYTTNFGNEGLLAMGNEGNGLRPDVQALISKKVTIPRVGHAESLNVAIATAILCSEIKRNSLK
- a CDS encoding spore protein produces the protein MGVTRLKRKDRRNKTFSRLEVQFLKLATNLEYGSRSAEKKTSQIAKNNAALEIALGK